A single region of the Thermococcus paralvinellae genome encodes:
- a CDS encoding M55 family metallopeptidase: MKAFISIDLEGMPFVVSREHLFVKGALYSEARKIATKITLIVAETLHEKGFEEIIIADSHGPMVNLLVEELPEYVELVRGFPRPLSMVAFAKGSDIAMFLGYHAKAGTPYATFDHTYSGATVDYLEINGVKVSEFLLNSYLLGSWNIPVVLVGGDAKLIEEDVKSFTPWAEGVVFKNALSRYSAKSPSLAKLEKELMEAVNRAVEKFKRGEAKPLKTEEPVKVKLRFLGSEMVDTAELLPTVKRIDGKTVEFEAKNVEEAYRLFELLVFAAAGVRAIVQR; the protein is encoded by the coding sequence ATGAAAGCCTTCATCTCCATAGATTTAGAAGGCATGCCTTTTGTTGTCAGTAGAGAGCATCTCTTTGTTAAGGGAGCCTTATATAGCGAGGCAAGGAAAATAGCAACCAAAATAACGCTGATTGTTGCAGAAACACTTCATGAAAAAGGTTTTGAGGAAATTATAATAGCAGACAGTCATGGTCCTATGGTCAACCTCTTAGTTGAAGAACTGCCAGAGTATGTTGAACTTGTGAGAGGATTTCCAAGACCATTAAGCATGGTGGCTTTTGCTAAAGGAAGCGATATTGCAATGTTCCTAGGCTATCACGCGAAAGCTGGAACTCCTTATGCAACTTTTGATCACACTTACAGCGGTGCAACTGTTGATTATCTCGAGATAAACGGGGTTAAAGTGAGCGAATTTCTCCTTAACAGCTACCTTTTAGGAAGCTGGAACATTCCAGTTGTTCTTGTGGGTGGAGATGCAAAGCTGATTGAGGAAGACGTGAAAAGTTTCACCCCTTGGGCTGAGGGCGTTGTGTTCAAAAACGCTTTATCAAGATACTCAGCCAAAAGTCCAAGCTTAGCGAAGCTTGAAAAGGAGCTAATGGAGGCAGTAAATAGAGCTGTTGAAAAGTTTAAACGTGGAGAAGCTAAACCGTTAAAAACAGAAGAGCCCGTAAAGGTTAAGCTTCGCTTCTTAGGAAGTGAAATGGTGGACACGGCTGAGCTCTTACCTACTGTGAAGAGAATTGATGGAAAAACTGTGGAATTTGAAGCAAAGAATGTAGAAGAGGCATACAGACTCTTTGAGCTTTTAGTGTTTGCAGCTGCAGGAGTTAGAGCAATAGTTCAGCGTTAA